From Penaeus chinensis breed Huanghai No. 1 chromosome 43, ASM1920278v2, whole genome shotgun sequence, a single genomic window includes:
- the LOC125048154 gene encoding cuticle protein 19-like isoform X2 yields the protein MACSKVSMVMMMMMVTMMVTTSSYAQPIQGPYHYPPMPYEFRYGVRDDYYGNDFGHEEESNGEAVRGRYYVLLPDGRRQVVTYVADHQRGYIATISYENVAVHPHTSGNRYG from the exons GtatcgatggtgatgatgatgatgatggtgacaatgatggtaacCACGTCATCATACGCTCAGCCAATACAAGGACCGTATCACTATCCGCCT ATGCCCTATGAATTCCGATACGGTGTCCGAGACGACTACTAtggcaacgacttcggccacgAGGAGGAGAGTAACGGAGAGGCCGTGAGGGGTCGTTATTACGTCCTGTTGCCCGATGGTCGTCGCCAGGTCGTTACCTACGTCGCCGACCACCAGCGAGGATATATTGCCACAATTAGTTACGAAAATGTTGCTGTCCATCCTCATACCAGCGGTAACCGATACGGATAA
- the LOC125048154 gene encoding cuticle protein 19-like isoform X1: MACSKVRQVSMVMMMMMVTMMVTTSSYAQPIQGPYHYPPMPYEFRYGVRDDYYGNDFGHEEESNGEAVRGRYYVLLPDGRRQVVTYVADHQRGYIATISYENVAVHPHTSGNRYG, encoded by the exons GtatcgatggtgatgatgatgatgatggtgacaatgatggtaacCACGTCATCATACGCTCAGCCAATACAAGGACCGTATCACTATCCGCCT ATGCCCTATGAATTCCGATACGGTGTCCGAGACGACTACTAtggcaacgacttcggccacgAGGAGGAGAGTAACGGAGAGGCCGTGAGGGGTCGTTATTACGTCCTGTTGCCCGATGGTCGTCGCCAGGTCGTTACCTACGTCGCCGACCACCAGCGAGGATATATTGCCACAATTAGTTACGAAAATGTTGCTGTCCATCCTCATACCAGCGGTAACCGATACGGATAA
- the LOC125048154 gene encoding cuticle protein 19-like isoform X3 has protein sequence MVMMMMMVTMMVTTSSYAQPIQGPYHYPPMPYEFRYGVRDDYYGNDFGHEEESNGEAVRGRYYVLLPDGRRQVVTYVADHQRGYIATISYENVAVHPHTSGNRYG, from the exons atggtgatgatgatgatgatggtgacaatgatggtaacCACGTCATCATACGCTCAGCCAATACAAGGACCGTATCACTATCCGCCT ATGCCCTATGAATTCCGATACGGTGTCCGAGACGACTACTAtggcaacgacttcggccacgAGGAGGAGAGTAACGGAGAGGCCGTGAGGGGTCGTTATTACGTCCTGTTGCCCGATGGTCGTCGCCAGGTCGTTACCTACGTCGCCGACCACCAGCGAGGATATATTGCCACAATTAGTTACGAAAATGTTGCTGTCCATCCTCATACCAGCGGTAACCGATACGGATAA